Proteins from a single region of Procambarus clarkii isolate CNS0578487 chromosome 62, FALCON_Pclarkii_2.0, whole genome shotgun sequence:
- the LOC123766605 gene encoding exoskeleton protein RP43-like produces the protein MVCFNTHYRRARLLLLLLLLSLVATDTASASKLVKLKSRQDLATESSSAPDWISWDSNTEISDTGDFNTDDDYSESLTTEGSDTENWYASNDSVAPDPSSCAYPQEALGSTSGVIRVGSTTETYLDNQDCEWWLQAPRGTVFHITWLSFDLEDDDECSRDYVQIQDVSTTGQILATWRYCGARLPGGFSTIGSQVVVRFHSDGSGVRPGFTLSYTVIRAPIVTWSAGSTPSPAPDGIIDISGPPSFPPSGPPSNPPSGPPIFPNEEASCSTRQEIDGLSGIFSAGSTSSYYQNNQRCEWQLVAPPGTVLRITWLSFDLEAQAECQYDYVEIRESSSDAADVGNCCQNIIRRYCGARLPGGFSTYSRRVVVRFISDSSVVRPGFTLSYTFTPVNGTRSNK, from the exons ATGGTGTGCTTCAACACCCATTACCGGCGCGCTcgtctgctgctcctgctgctgctgctctctctgGTCGCAACCGATACTGCCTCAGCCTCCAAATTAGTCAAGCTTAAG TCACGTCAGGATTTAGCCACTGAGAGCAGCAGTGCCCCGGACTGGATTTCTTGGGACTCTAACACTGAAATATCCGACACTGGAGACTTTAATACAGATGATGACTACTCTGAAAGTTTGACCACAGAAGGATCTGACACTGAGAATTGGTATGCTTCAAATGATTCTGTGGCTCCAGACCCATCGTCCTGCGCATACCCTCAAG AGGCGCTGGGGTCAACCTCGGGCGTGATCCGCGTGGGGTCAACTACCGAGACCTACTTGGACAACCAGGACTGTGAGTGGTGGCTCCAGGCACCTCGTGGCACCGTGTTCCACATCACCTGGCTCTCCTTTGACCTGGAAGACGATGATGAGTGCTCCAGGGACTATGTTCAGATACAGGACGTCTCCACAACTGGCCAGATCTTAGCAAC TTGGAGGTACTGTGGGGCGAGGCTGCCAGGAGGCTTCAGTACCATCGGCtcacaggtggtggtgaggttccaCAGTGATGGCTCTGGCGTCAGGCCAGGCTTCACTCTCTCCTACACCGTTATCCGGGCGCCCATTG TAACGTGGAGTGCTGGCTCAACCCCATCTCCGGCGCCAGACGGGATCATAGACATCAGCGGCCCTCCCAGCTTCCCTCCCAGCGGCCCTCCCAGCAACCCTCCCAGCGGCCCTCCCATCTTCCCTAACGAGGAGGCGTCCTGCAGCACTAGACAAG AGATAGATGGACTCTCTGGCATCTTCAGCGCGGGATCGACCAGCTCCTACTACCAGAACAACCAGAGATGTGAGTGGCAACTCGTGGCACCCCCTGGCACTGTTCTCCGCATCACCTGGCTCTCCTTTGATTTGGAAGCCCAAGCAGAGTGCCAGTACGATTACGTTGAGATACGAGAATCTTCCTCAGACGCTGCTGATGTCGGTAACTGCTGTCAGAATATCAT TCGGAGGTATTGTGGGGCGAGGCTGCCAGGAGGCTTCAGCACCTACAGCCGCCGGGTGGTTGTGAGGTTCATCAGTGATTCCTCCGTGGTCAGGCCAGGCTTCACGCTCTCATACACCTTTACTCCGGTCAACG GAACCAGGAGCAACAAGTGA